A window of Gopherus evgoodei ecotype Sinaloan lineage chromosome 13, rGopEvg1_v1.p, whole genome shotgun sequence contains these coding sequences:
- the LOC115661085 gene encoding transmembrane protein 17B-like: protein MALPHNVRRGLTTFSGSLFIDNKTRDCGAAQIYPPGHEVLSSLPLQMLLFFNVVFFPFWCLSEGIMLALKYGLLPCYYQFLLVAAFLILTVAEGLRLYLGYIGNLQEKVPELAGFLLLSFLIQLPLLLFLLTDDHIIRLPLETAVHIIYLGFLASEITTAFFALKVMTRQLATQFYLKQFEDAGRPWQLGHSVSQGRAAHPGRSGQQEREGN from the exons ATGGCTCTGCCTCACAATGTCCGAAGGGGCTTGACAACTTTCAGTGGATCGCTGTTCATTGACAATAAAACGAGGGATTGCGGAGCTGCCCAGATCTACCCTCCAG GGCATGAGGTGCTGTCCAGCCTGCCCCTCCAGATGCTGCTATTCTTCAATGTCGtcttcttcccattctggtgcctGTCCGAGGGGATAATGCTGGCATTAAAG TACGGCCTGTTGCCCTGTTACTACCAGTTCCTCCTTGTTGCTGCCTTCCTGATTCTCACAGTAGCTGAAGGGTTACGCTTGTATCTTGGATACATTGGAAATCTGCAAGAAAAG GTCCCTGAACTGGCTGGATTCCTGCTCCTGTCCTTCCTGATACAGCTCCCCCTCCTGCTTTTCCTCCTCACGGATGACCACATCATTCGGCTGCCCCTGGAGACAGCTGTGCATATCATTTACCTGGGATTTCTTGCCTCCGAGATCACAACTGCCTTCTTTGCACTTAAAGTGATGACAAGGCAGCTTGCTACACAGTTCTACCTGAAACAATTTGAGGATGCAGGCAGACCGTGGCAATTGGGGCATAGCGTGAGCCAAGGCAGGGCAGCCCATCCAGGCAGAAGcgggcagcaggagagagaagggaaTTGA